In the genome of Sinorhizobium chiapasense, the window GGCCCGCCGTCATCGCGCCTACGGCTATGTTTTCCAGGCGGCGGCCCTTTACCCCTGGCGCACGATCGAAAAGAACATCGCGCTGCCGCTCGAAATCATGGGCTATTCGAGAGACGAGCAGAAGGCGCGGATCGAGCGGACGCTCGAACTCGTCAACCTTTCGGGTTTCGGCAAGAAATATCCCTGGCAGCTTTCCGGCGGCATGCAGCAGCGGGCCTCGATCGCCCGCGCGCTCGCCTTCGACGCCGATCTCCTGCTGATGGATGAGCCGTTCGGCGCCCTCGACGAGATCGTCCGCGATCACCTCAACGAGCAGCTTTTGAAGCTCTGGGCGCGTACGAACAAGACGATCTGTTTCGTCACCCATTCGATTCCGGAGGCGGTGTATCTCTCTACCAAGATCGTCGTCATGAGCCCACGTCCGGGTCGTGTGACCGACATCATCGAATCCACTCTCCCGCGGGAGCGGCCACTCGGCATTCGCGAGACGCCCGAGTTCCTGGAAATCGCCCATCGGGTGCGCGAGGGTTTGAGAGCGGGGCACAGCTATGACGAGTAGCTGTTGGAACGTTTTCACCCCTCCCCAACCCCTCCCCACAAGGGGGAGGGGTTTCATCGCGTACGCCTCACGGTCACGCTCCAACCGCACCATTCGCGCAAGTGGTGGTCGCACGAGAAAGGTCGTGGTCAACAGCAGGGATTCGGTGGGCAGGAGTGTTTGACATGCGCGAAGAGAGCTTCTTCAGAGACAAGCTGCTTCCAATCTCTACAGTGGTCCTCATCCTGATCGCCGTTTGGTACGTCGCCGCCATTTTCCTCAACGCGCCCTTCGAGCGCGATGCGGCCGCACGTGCTGGCACCGAGATCGGATTCTCCGATATCGTCCGGAACACAATGGCGCAGGAGCGGCCCGTCCTGCCCGCCCCTCACCAGGTCGTCGCCGAAATCTGGGATACGACCGCCAACAAGGCGATCACGTCGAAGCGCAGCCTCGTCTATCACGCCTGGATCACGCTTTCCGCAACGCTGCTCGGCTTCGGCATTGGCGCCGCACTCGGTGTGCTGCTCGCCGTCGGCATCGTTCACAACCGTGCAATGGACAGGTCCTTGATGCCGTGGGTAATCGCCAGCCAGACCATCCCGATCCTCGCCATTGCCCCGATGATCATCGTCGTTCTGAACGCGATCGGCATCGCCGGATTACTGCCGAAAGCGCTGATCTCGACCTATCTTTCGTTCTTTCCGGTCGTGGTCGGCATGGTGAAGGGACTGCGCAGTCCGGAGACGATCCAGCTCGATCTGATGCACACGTATAATGCATCGCCGGCGCAGACTTTCTGGAAATTGCGCTGGCCCTCCTCCATGCCCTACCTCTTCACTTCGCTGAAAGTCGCCGTCGCAATCTCGCTTGTCGGCGCAATCGTGGGCGAGCTGCCGACAGGCGCGGTGGCGGGGCTCGGCGCCCGCCTGCTTGCCGGGTCCTATTACGGCCAGACAGTGCAGATCTGGGCGGCCCTGTTCATGGCTGCAGCGCTCGCGGCCGTCCTCGTAATGATTGTCGGCCTCGCCCACACCGCCGTCCTCAAGCGCATGGGAGCCAAGCCGTGAACCTTCCCGTTCTCGCCGGAGCCGTTCTCTTCTGGCTCGCTGCCTGGGCTTTCAACGAATGGCTTGTGCGCCAGCGCTTCGCGCACCCTTCGGCTGCCAACGCCGCGCGTTTCGCCGTTCCCCTCCTCTTCGGCATCACCATTCTTGTGCTTTGGGAGGGCATCGTCCGCGGCTTCGGCATTCCGTCGGTGCTGCTGCCGGCGCCGTCGATGATCTGGCAGCGTCTCGTCAACTCGCTGCCGACGCTGGTGGCCGATTTCCGGCAGACCTTCCTCAAGGCTGTGCTGACCGGCTATGCGCTCGGCTGCGGCCTCGGCTTCGCCGTCGCGATCCTTATCGACCGCTCTCCTTTCCTGCAGAAAGGCCTGCTGCCGCTCGGCAACTTCGTCTCCGCCCTGCCCGTCATCGGCGTCGCGCCGATCACGGTCATGTGGTTCGGCTTCGACTGGCAGTCGAAGGTCGCCGTCGTCGTCATCATGACCTTCTTCCCGATGCTGGTGAACACGGTCTCCGGCCTGGCGGCGGCCAGCCACATGGAGCGCGACCTGATGCGCACCTACGCCGCGACATGGTGGCAGACGCTCGTCAAGCTGCGCCTCCCCGCCGCCTGGCCTTTCATTTTCAACGCGCTCAAGATCAACTCCACGCTGGCGCTGATCGGCGCCATCGTGGCCGAATTTTTCGGAACGCCCATTGTCGGCATGGGCTTCCGGATCTCCACGGAAGTGGGCCGCATGAACGTCGACATGGTTTGGGCCGAGATCGCCGTGGCGGCGGTGGCTGGCTCCGCCTTCTACGGGGTGGTCGCGTTCGCCGAGCGTGCCGTCACCTTCTGGCATCCGTCCATCCGCAGTGGACGGGCTTAACGCATGTCGCCCGAAAGTGTGCAGCGGTTTCGGGACAACGACATGCATGCAAACAAAGACTTAAAGCGCGTCGCCCGGCTCCTGTTGAATGCGACGCGCTTTAAAATGAAGCGACAATGAGAATGAACCAACAATAAGAGGGAACAGACATGAACGAGAAACTTGCGTCTCTGCTTGCTGCAGGCGTCTTTTCGCTTGCCGCCTTCCATGCCAATGCCGCCGACAAGGTCGCGCTGCAACTGAAGTGGGTCACCCAGGCTCAGTTTGCCGGCTACTACGTCGCCAAGGACAAGGGCTTCTACGAGGAAGAGGGCCTCGACGTCGATATCAAGCCCGGCGGTCCGGATATCGCGCCGGCGCAGGTGATTGCCGGCGGCGGCGCCGACGTCATCGTCGACTGGATGCCTTCCGCTCTTGCCACGCGCGAAAAGGGCGTGCCGCTCGTCAACATCGCCCAGCCGTTCAAGCACTCCGGCATGATGCTGACCTGTCTCAAGGAATCCGGCGTGACGAGCCCCGACAACTTCAAGGGCAAGACGCTCGGGGTCTGGTTCTTCGGCAACGAATATCCGTTCCTCTCCTGGATGTCGCACTTGAAGATCCCGACGGACGGTGGCCCGGAAGGCGTGACCGTCTTGAAGCAGGGCTTCAACGTCGATCCGCTGATCCAGAAGCAGGCCGCCTGCATCTCCACGATGACCTACAACGAGTATTGGCAGGTGATCGACGCCGGCATCAAGCCGGAAGACCTCGTTACCTTCAAGTACGAAGACCAGGGCGTCGCCACCCTTGAGGACGGGCTTTACGTGCTTGAGGACAAGCTCAAGGATCCGGCCTTCAAGGAGCGGATGGTGAAGTTCGTCCGCGCCTCGATGAAGGGCTGGAAATATGCCGAGGAGAACCCGGACGAGGCCGCCGATATCGTTCTGGAGAACGATTCCACCGGTGCCCAGACGGAGAAGCACCAGAAGCGCATGATGGGCGAAATCGCCAAGCTGACAGCAGGCTCCAACGGCGCGCTCGACGAGGCCGACTACAAGCGCACGGTTCAGTCGCTGCTCGCCGGGGGCTCCGACCCGGTCATCTCCAAGGAGCCGGAAGGCGCCTGGACGCACGAAGTAACGGACCAAGCGCTCAAGTAATACACGCTGAAGCCGATGGAAACCGGAGCGTGCGGCGCCTGCCGCGCGCTCCTTTTTCTTAAAGCCGGTGACGGCGCAAGATCAGCCGAAGCATTACAGCCCCGTGCGTCTGTTCAGACGCACAAAGGTCGCTGTAGTACTTTGAATTGCCGGATGTTTTGTCCTTAAATCGGCTACGTTTTCAGGACACATGCAGCGGTCAAAATGTCGCGCCGAAGTTGCATCCTCTGCATTCTCGCCATATTGCACTGCGAGATATACGAGAATAAAAATAGTGAGGCACCATCTCTTCGACGACCTTGTAAGCATTTCGCACGACGATTACATAGGCCAAAGCGTTTGGCTGGAGCGGGCGCAGGGAGGAAATCGTTTTCTTAAGCTTTGCCCTTTAGGGAACTTTTTCCTGGACTCGATGTATTCGGTCTGAAACCGGCTGCATTGGGCGAAATTTAAGCTTGTGACCATGTCCGTGGACCTGGCGATCGTCGGCGGTGCAGGGAACACAAGAGAATAACGTGATTTAAGCCAGACCTTCGCCGCCTGGGCGCGATGTCCGGTACTTCATTTTTAGGAAAACAGGCCGATGGCTCAGAAACTTCTATCTCTTTTCGGCGCCTGCGCGGCAATGACACTGTGCGTATTTTCCGTCGCCTTCGCCGAAGAGGCCGCCAAGCCGCAACAATCGCAGACGCTCCCCTCCATCGTCGTCACCGAAGCGGCACAGCGATCGATCAGTGACCGCGTCATCGCCACCGGCTCGATCGAGGCGGTCGAAGAAACCTACGTCTCGCCGCTGGTCGACGGTCTTTCCATCCGATCGCTGAACGTCGATGTCGGCGATAGAGTCGAGGAAGGCAGCACCCTGGTCGTCCTCAACGACGATGCGCTGCTTTTGCAGAGGAGCCAGCTCGAAGCCAATCTCGCCAAAGCGGAGGCGTCGCTCGCCCAACTGCATGCCCAGCTCGCCGAAATGACGGCAAATTCGGAAGAAGCGACACGCGTTGCCGATCGTGCCGTGCGCCTGTCTGAAAACGGCACGGTGTCGACTGCCGA includes:
- a CDS encoding ABC transporter ATP-binding protein encodes the protein MTSNSASVVSARDLGLTFQTSDGPVSALTGVNLDVAKGDFVSFIGPSGCGKTTFLRVIADLEKPTSGAIAVNGMTPEEARRHRAYGYVFQAAALYPWRTIEKNIALPLEIMGYSRDEQKARIERTLELVNLSGFGKKYPWQLSGGMQQRASIARALAFDADLLLMDEPFGALDEIVRDHLNEQLLKLWARTNKTICFVTHSIPEAVYLSTKIVVMSPRPGRVTDIIESTLPRERPLGIRETPEFLEIAHRVREGLRAGHSYDE
- a CDS encoding ABC transporter permease, with translation MREESFFRDKLLPISTVVLILIAVWYVAAIFLNAPFERDAAARAGTEIGFSDIVRNTMAQERPVLPAPHQVVAEIWDTTANKAITSKRSLVYHAWITLSATLLGFGIGAALGVLLAVGIVHNRAMDRSLMPWVIASQTIPILAIAPMIIVVLNAIGIAGLLPKALISTYLSFFPVVVGMVKGLRSPETIQLDLMHTYNASPAQTFWKLRWPSSMPYLFTSLKVAVAISLVGAIVGELPTGAVAGLGARLLAGSYYGQTVQIWAALFMAAALAAVLVMIVGLAHTAVLKRMGAKP
- a CDS encoding ABC transporter permease; the protein is MNLPVLAGAVLFWLAAWAFNEWLVRQRFAHPSAANAARFAVPLLFGITILVLWEGIVRGFGIPSVLLPAPSMIWQRLVNSLPTLVADFRQTFLKAVLTGYALGCGLGFAVAILIDRSPFLQKGLLPLGNFVSALPVIGVAPITVMWFGFDWQSKVAVVVIMTFFPMLVNTVSGLAAASHMERDLMRTYAATWWQTLVKLRLPAAWPFIFNALKINSTLALIGAIVAEFFGTPIVGMGFRISTEVGRMNVDMVWAEIAVAAVAGSAFYGVVAFAERAVTFWHPSIRSGRA
- a CDS encoding ABC transporter substrate-binding protein, coding for MNEKLASLLAAGVFSLAAFHANAADKVALQLKWVTQAQFAGYYVAKDKGFYEEEGLDVDIKPGGPDIAPAQVIAGGGADVIVDWMPSALATREKGVPLVNIAQPFKHSGMMLTCLKESGVTSPDNFKGKTLGVWFFGNEYPFLSWMSHLKIPTDGGPEGVTVLKQGFNVDPLIQKQAACISTMTYNEYWQVIDAGIKPEDLVTFKYEDQGVATLEDGLYVLEDKLKDPAFKERMVKFVRASMKGWKYAEENPDEAADIVLENDSTGAQTEKHQKRMMGEIAKLTAGSNGALDEADYKRTVQSLLAGGSDPVISKEPEGAWTHEVTDQALK